A stretch of the Streptomyces sp. NBC_01428 genome encodes the following:
- a CDS encoding ferredoxin reductase: MARTAVPRRLGDRLRWRAATLTERRQETPAASTLFLDVPGWPGHLAGQHVDVRLTAADGYSTQRSYSIASAPGAEQVELTVQRVEDGEVSPYLVDAFAAGDAVELRGPVGGWFVWRPEQTEPVLLVAGGSGLVPLMAMIRARRAVGGRSPFRLIYSVRTPQDRLYQDELRHTDPGLDVAYVYTRTAPEASRRPPGRLRAEDLVTSGWPSDFEPTVYVCGPTGFVEYAADQLVGLGHAPGLVRTERFGPSGG, translated from the coding sequence ATGGCGCGAACAGCGGTACCAAGGCGACTAGGCGACCGGCTGCGCTGGCGGGCGGCCACGCTGACGGAGCGACGGCAGGAGACACCGGCCGCGAGCACCCTGTTTCTGGACGTTCCCGGCTGGCCCGGACATCTTGCCGGCCAGCATGTGGACGTGCGGCTGACGGCCGCCGACGGCTACAGCACCCAGCGCAGCTACTCGATCGCCTCCGCACCGGGTGCCGAGCAGGTCGAGCTCACCGTCCAGCGCGTCGAGGACGGCGAGGTGTCGCCGTACCTCGTCGACGCGTTCGCTGCCGGTGACGCGGTGGAACTGCGCGGGCCGGTCGGCGGCTGGTTCGTGTGGCGCCCGGAGCAGACCGAGCCCGTCCTCCTCGTCGCCGGCGGCTCCGGACTCGTCCCGCTGATGGCGATGATCCGCGCACGCCGTGCCGTCGGCGGCCGGTCGCCGTTCCGGCTCATCTACTCCGTGCGCACCCCGCAGGACCGGCTCTACCAGGACGAACTGCGCCACACCGACCCGGGCCTGGACGTGGCGTACGTCTACACCCGCACCGCCCCCGAGGCCTCGCGGCGCCCGCCCGGGCGGCTGCGCGCCGAGGACCTCGTGACGTCCGGGTGGCCCTCCGACTTCGAACCGACCGTCTACGTCTGCGGGCCCACCGGCTTCGTCGAGTACGCGGCCGACCAACTGGTCGGACTCGGGCATGCCCCCGGACTCGTCCGTACCGAACGCTTCGGTCCCAGCGGAGGCTGA
- a CDS encoding molybdopterin-dependent oxidoreductase, whose translation MVTFSPGFRGRPRTSDGRLPPGQYEAYDFPVLSAGPTPRVSRDTWQFTVTTETGAEHTWSWTDLMGLASERPTVDLHCVTKWSKFDTHWQGVSLDLLLADVETAAEFALVHAYGGYTTNLPLEDLLDGQAWIAYGYDGEDVPPEHGGPARLLVPHLYLWKSAKWVRGIHLLLDDEPGFWESAGYHDYGDPWREQRYQGD comes from the coding sequence GTGGTCACCTTCTCACCCGGCTTCCGGGGACGGCCGAGAACCTCCGACGGGCGGCTGCCGCCCGGACAGTACGAGGCCTACGACTTCCCCGTGCTGTCCGCCGGACCCACGCCCCGGGTCAGCCGCGACACCTGGCAGTTCACGGTGACCACCGAGACCGGCGCCGAGCACACCTGGTCCTGGACGGACCTCATGGGCCTGGCCTCCGAGCGGCCGACCGTGGATCTGCACTGCGTCACCAAATGGTCCAAGTTCGACACCCACTGGCAGGGCGTCTCGCTGGACCTCCTGCTCGCGGACGTCGAGACGGCCGCCGAGTTCGCCCTGGTCCACGCCTACGGCGGTTACACCACCAACCTCCCCCTGGAGGACCTGCTCGACGGCCAGGCGTGGATCGCCTACGGCTACGACGGCGAGGACGTGCCGCCCGAGCACGGCGGCCCCGCCCGGCTGCTGGTGCCGCACCTGTACCTGTGGAAGTCGGCGAAGTGGGTGCGCGGGATCCACCTGCTCCTGGACGACGAACCGGGGTTCTGGGAGAGCGCCGGCTACCACGACTACGGAGACCCATGGCGCGAACAGCGGTACCAAGGCGACTAG
- a CDS encoding DUF6510 family protein, with protein sequence MTTLPIDAPYDAYDDDAHEDGNVLAGPLSEVFAVDLTVAVATCTGCGSAGPVARLRVYGRGPGLIARCPDCAHVVLRLVRGPGTAWLDLRGTVSLRIALPDALPDA encoded by the coding sequence ATGACCACGCTCCCCATCGACGCACCGTACGACGCCTACGACGACGACGCCCACGAGGACGGCAACGTACTGGCCGGTCCCCTCTCCGAAGTGTTCGCCGTCGACCTGACCGTGGCGGTCGCCACCTGCACCGGCTGCGGCAGCGCGGGACCCGTCGCCCGGCTGCGGGTCTACGGCCGCGGGCCCGGACTGATCGCCCGCTGCCCGGACTGCGCCCACGTCGTCCTCCGGCTCGTCCGCGGCCCCGGTACCGCCTGGCTGGACCTGCGCGGAACCGTCAGCCTGCGCATCGCACTGCCCGACGCTCTCCCCGACGCGTAA
- the nhaA gene encoding Na+/H+ antiporter NhaA, whose protein sequence is MPSESSSLSGQSLCGTEPRSPLRAFLRTETGSAAVLLAATLAALVWANMGPGSYESLWGTELSVRIGSGGVSLDLREWINSGLMTLFFFVVGLEARREFDLGELRERRRVTLPLLAGVSGMIVPVAIYLAVTAGHGSDAHGWGAAMSTDTAFALGMLAIFGSRLPNNLRVFMLTVAVVDDFLALAVIVVAYSDAIELPALLTALGLFVLVLLVRQTVGRRVPALYGVLGVAIWVALLKSGIDPVVTGLAMGLLTYAYAADRGDLEHASSLFRRFREQPTPELERTVRRGLASTLSPNERLQQMFHPWTSYVIVPLFALANAGITLGGGQLADAFTSPVTLGILFGYVVGKPVGIIGATWLTTRASRGRLRPPVGWGAITAGGTLAGVGFTVALLIASLAFEGDRLEQAKIGILAAVACSFLLTWIVTLLIGALNARSRARALLGTGEAIVDLSEPVDVERDHVRGRLDAPVTLVEYGDFECPYCGLAESVVRELLADFGDVRYVWRHLPLTDVHPNAQLAAEAAEAAAHQDRYWEMHDLLMAHQGDLLPKDLLRYAADVGLDADRFRDDLRARAGAPRVAMDVESADLSGVSGTPTFFVNGRRHYGAYDIASLTAAVRAARQRASLTGAGRKD, encoded by the coding sequence ATGCCATCCGAGTCGTCGTCCCTGTCGGGCCAGAGTCTGTGCGGAACGGAGCCGCGCAGTCCGCTGCGCGCTTTTCTGCGGACGGAGACGGGCAGCGCGGCCGTGCTGCTCGCCGCCACCCTGGCGGCGTTGGTCTGGGCCAACATGGGCCCGGGCTCGTACGAGTCCTTGTGGGGCACCGAGCTGTCCGTGCGCATCGGGTCGGGCGGGGTGTCGCTGGATCTGCGCGAGTGGATCAACAGCGGGCTGATGACGCTGTTCTTCTTCGTCGTGGGTCTGGAGGCGCGCCGCGAGTTCGACCTGGGCGAGCTGCGGGAACGCCGCCGGGTCACGCTGCCCCTGCTGGCCGGGGTGAGCGGCATGATCGTGCCGGTGGCCATCTATCTGGCCGTCACGGCGGGCCACGGCTCCGACGCGCACGGCTGGGGTGCGGCCATGTCCACGGACACGGCCTTCGCGCTGGGCATGCTCGCCATCTTCGGGTCGCGGCTGCCGAACAATCTCCGGGTCTTCATGCTCACCGTCGCCGTGGTGGACGACTTCCTGGCCCTCGCCGTCATCGTCGTCGCGTACAGCGACGCGATCGAGCTGCCCGCGCTGTTGACGGCACTCGGCCTGTTCGTGCTCGTCCTGCTGGTGCGCCAGACCGTCGGCAGGCGGGTCCCCGCGCTGTACGGGGTCCTGGGCGTGGCGATCTGGGTGGCGCTGCTCAAGTCCGGGATCGACCCGGTGGTGACGGGTCTCGCGATGGGCCTGCTGACCTACGCGTACGCCGCGGACCGCGGCGACCTGGAGCATGCGAGCAGTCTGTTCCGGCGCTTCCGGGAGCAGCCCACGCCGGAGCTCGAACGGACCGTGCGCCGCGGGCTCGCCTCGACGCTGTCGCCGAACGAGCGGCTCCAGCAGATGTTCCATCCCTGGACGAGCTACGTCATCGTGCCGCTCTTCGCGCTCGCCAACGCGGGCATCACCCTCGGCGGCGGGCAGCTCGCCGACGCCTTCACCTCGCCCGTCACCCTCGGCATCCTCTTCGGCTACGTGGTCGGCAAGCCGGTCGGCATCATCGGCGCGACCTGGCTCACCACGAGGGCCAGCCGGGGACGGCTGCGACCGCCCGTGGGCTGGGGCGCCATCACGGCGGGCGGCACGCTGGCCGGGGTGGGCTTCACCGTGGCCCTGCTGATCGCGTCGCTGGCCTTCGAGGGCGACCGTCTGGAGCAGGCGAAGATCGGCATCCTGGCGGCCGTGGCCTGTTCGTTCCTGCTCACGTGGATCGTCACGCTGCTGATCGGCGCGCTGAACGCGCGTTCCCGTGCGCGGGCCCTGCTCGGCACCGGTGAGGCCATCGTCGACCTCAGCGAACCCGTCGACGTGGAGCGCGATCACGTGCGCGGCCGGCTCGACGCGCCGGTGACGCTCGTCGAGTACGGCGACTTCGAGTGCCCCTACTGCGGTCTCGCCGAGTCCGTGGTGCGCGAACTCCTCGCCGACTTCGGTGACGTCCGCTACGTGTGGCGGCATCTCCCGCTCACCGACGTGCACCCCAACGCGCAGCTCGCCGCGGAGGCCGCCGAGGCCGCGGCCCACCAGGACCGCTACTGGGAGATGCACGACCTCCTCATGGCCCACCAGGGCGACCTGCTCCCGAAGGATCTGCTGCGCTACGCCGCCGACGTCGGCCTGGACGCGGACCGCTTCCGCGACGACCTGCGGGCCCG
- a CDS encoding excinuclease ABC subunit UvrA — protein MSKATRTDPQPSAPHGADSHDLIRVLGARENNLKDVSIEIPKRRLTVFTGVSGSGKSSLVFNTIAAESQRLINETYSSFVQGFMPTLARPEVDVLEGLTTAIIVDQQRMGSDPRSTVGTATDANAMLRILFSRLGKPHIGPPSAYAFNVPSVRASGAITVERGDKKTVKATFNRTGGMCPRCEGRGTVSDLDLTQLYDDSKSLNEGAITIPGYGSDGWNMRLYKESGFVDPDKPISKYTKKELQDFLHHEPTRMKIAGINMTYEGLIPRVQKSMLSKDKEAMQPHIRAFVDRAVAFTTCPECDGTRLSEGARASKIKRISIADACAMQISDLADWVRALKEPSVAPLLTALQQTLDSFVEIGLGYLALDRPAGTLSGGEAQRVKMIRHLGSSLTDVTYVFDEPTAGLHPHDIQRMNELLLRLRDKGNTVLVVEHKPETIAIADHVVDLGPGAGTAGGSVCFEGTVEGLRTGGTVTGRHFDDRSSVKETPREATGTLEIRGASANNLRDVDVDVPLGVLVVVTGVAGSGKSSLVHGSIPAGEGVVSVDQSPIRGSRRSNPATYTGLLDPIRKAFAKANGVKPALFSANSEGACPTCNGAGVIYTDLAMMAGVASPCEDCEGKRYQPSVLEYHLGGRDISEVLAMSVDEAGEFFGAGEAATPAAQRVLSRLSDVGLGYLTLGQPLTTLSGGERQRLKLATHMADKGGVYVLDEPTTGLHLADVEQLLALLDRLVDSGKSVIVVEHHQAVMAHADWIIDLGPGAGHDGGRLVFEGTPADLVAARSTLTGEHLAAYVGG, from the coding sequence ATGAGCAAGGCCACGAGGACGGACCCGCAGCCGTCTGCGCCGCACGGTGCCGACAGTCACGATCTGATCCGCGTGCTGGGCGCGCGGGAGAACAATCTCAAAGATGTCAGCATCGAGATCCCCAAGCGCCGGCTGACCGTCTTCACCGGCGTGTCCGGCTCGGGCAAGAGCTCGCTGGTGTTCAACACCATCGCCGCGGAGTCGCAGCGCCTCATCAACGAGACCTACAGCTCCTTCGTGCAGGGCTTCATGCCGACGCTCGCCCGGCCCGAGGTCGACGTCCTCGAAGGCCTCACCACCGCGATCATCGTCGACCAGCAGCGGATGGGCTCCGACCCCCGCTCCACCGTCGGCACCGCCACCGACGCCAACGCGATGCTGCGCATCCTCTTCAGCAGGCTCGGCAAGCCGCACATCGGCCCGCCGAGCGCGTACGCCTTCAACGTCCCCTCGGTGCGCGCGAGCGGCGCCATCACCGTCGAACGCGGAGACAAGAAGACCGTCAAGGCCACCTTCAACCGCACCGGCGGCATGTGCCCGCGCTGCGAGGGCCGCGGCACCGTCTCCGACCTCGACCTCACCCAGCTCTACGACGACTCCAAGTCCCTCAACGAGGGCGCGATCACCATTCCCGGGTACGGCTCGGACGGCTGGAACATGCGCCTCTACAAGGAGTCGGGCTTCGTCGACCCGGACAAGCCGATCAGCAAGTACACCAAGAAGGAACTCCAGGACTTCCTCCACCACGAACCGACCCGGATGAAGATCGCCGGCATCAACATGACGTACGAGGGGCTGATCCCCCGCGTGCAGAAGTCGATGCTCTCCAAGGACAAGGAGGCGATGCAGCCGCACATCCGGGCCTTCGTCGACCGCGCGGTCGCCTTCACCACGTGCCCCGAGTGCGACGGAACCCGGCTCAGCGAGGGCGCCCGGGCGTCGAAGATCAAGCGCATCAGCATCGCCGACGCCTGCGCGATGCAGATCAGCGACCTCGCCGACTGGGTCCGCGCTCTCAAGGAGCCCTCGGTGGCGCCGCTGCTCACCGCGCTCCAGCAGACCCTCGACTCGTTCGTGGAGATCGGCCTCGGCTACCTCGCCCTCGACCGGCCGGCGGGCACGCTCTCCGGCGGCGAGGCGCAGCGCGTCAAGATGATCCGCCACCTCGGCTCGTCCCTCACCGACGTCACCTACGTCTTCGACGAGCCCACCGCGGGTCTGCACCCGCACGACATCCAGCGCATGAACGAACTGCTGCTGCGCCTGCGCGACAAGGGCAACACGGTGCTCGTCGTCGAGCACAAGCCCGAGACCATCGCGATCGCCGACCACGTCGTCGACCTCGGACCCGGCGCCGGTACGGCGGGCGGCTCCGTCTGTTTCGAGGGCACCGTCGAGGGCCTGCGGACCGGGGGCACGGTCACCGGCCGCCACTTCGACGACCGGTCGTCCGTCAAGGAGACCCCGCGGGAGGCGACCGGCACGCTGGAGATCCGCGGCGCCTCGGCGAACAATCTGCGTGACGTCGACGTGGACGTCCCGCTCGGCGTGCTCGTCGTCGTCACGGGCGTCGCGGGCTCCGGCAAGAGCTCGCTCGTCCACGGGTCGATCCCGGCGGGCGAGGGCGTCGTGTCCGTCGACCAGAGCCCGATCCGCGGTTCACGGCGGAGCAACCCGGCCACGTACACCGGCCTGCTCGACCCGATCCGCAAGGCGTTCGCCAAGGCCAACGGGGTGAAGCCGGCCCTGTTCAGCGCCAACTCCGAGGGCGCCTGCCCGACGTGCAACGGCGCGGGCGTCATCTACACCGACCTCGCGATGATGGCCGGGGTGGCCAGCCCCTGCGAGGACTGCGAGGGCAAGCGGTACCAGCCGTCGGTGCTGGAGTACCACCTCGGCGGCCGCGACATCAGCGAGGTGCTCGCCATGTCCGTGGACGAGGCCGGGGAGTTCTTCGGCGCGGGCGAGGCGGCCACCCCCGCGGCACAGCGCGTCCTCTCCCGGCTCTCCGACGTCGGGCTCGGCTACCTCACGCTCGGCCAGCCGCTCACCACGCTCTCCGGCGGTGAACGGCAACGCCTCAAGCTGGCCACGCACATGGCCGACAAGGGCGGCGTGTACGTGCTCGACGAGCCGACCACGGGGCTGCACCTCGCCGACGTCGAGCAGTTGCTCGCGCTGCTCGACCGGCTCGTCGACTCCGGCAAGTCCGTCATCGTCGTCGAACACCACCAGGCCGTGATGGCGCACGCCGACTGGATCATCGACCTCGGCCCCGGTGCCGGTCACGACGGCGGCCGGCTCGTGTTCGAAGGCACCCCGGCCGACCTCGTCGCCGCCCGCTCCACCCTCACCGGAGAACACCTCGCGGCCTACGTCGGCGGCTGA
- a CDS encoding AAA family ATPase: MGEHYTNQPPGHPTEGSAGTPPLLRLHLFGGFHVTRDGGPALAERWPRPSAQALVKLLAVAPGHSLHREQATEVCWPDADPQQALGSLRVALHAARRALEPELAPRRASSYLVSDGALLRLDAGTVWIDTDHAERLAEDALRTPTAPGLAAALDAFTGELLPEDRYADWAQALRERLAGLRDRLRLALAQALLDDGAPEEAAATARQVLDEHPAEERAHQLLMRASLRQGLRRQAIRQFHACRQALDGELGIRPGPVTERLHLQALDTDSPAGPATAAGQAFLPPAVLRGPVPAPLRGRGRALDDLLRPSGPPVRLIGGEAGLGKTRLALEAARQAFASGTAVLWGAGHDAEGHTPFGAFAEALDGWLAERPPAERARTGTEHPELASLLPSLGQVGAAAERSPEEERERLFRSTAAMLHDLATTAPVLVVLDDLHAADVGSWQLLSHLARRAAAAHADWRFLVTYRSEELAEFDPRLTVLDTLVRQHLAERVGLERLTRADCLALAADTLGLPPGHEPPERVWELSLGNPLFALELASAPDDAGGQTPDGVRQLVAERLARLGPAARRVVEAVAAAGGDAALSDVLDVAGGGLHPPLSPAEATAGADAAIAASVLAERDVVTDGQGAPGLAFRHPLIRLTCYERLSAARRRLLHSAYAETVLRRRPEAVDTLAVHLTLADDPRATGFLRRAAERAAALCANDAADHYYVQLTERLDSAAAEAAWIRIDRAAVLRRMARYDDAALILREALEDMRRRGDGDGRVLAAARLAEVLAKSRSATEGFAFLDASPPAPGTAADAAAAHHLGRSVLCFVTGRYPDAVEAARSAHEAAQRVTGPERRGLLARALTAQATALALAGRFSDARPVADEALPHAEAYGDPQVLASVLSVLREHARRSGRLREATRTGHRALELAERSGDPTAAAFERANLAELHLLLEEPGTAAALAEAAVDDDRQQGAVTWSTAYALAALARVRMRPGAGPDAETAPSAEELLARAADAANGQGDQQALHEVRLARAELLLRRRRPAAALELLTEPDAATTGAAPLTAWARLGTGDGRGAAELAARETARACEAGERLAEADARIAHAAALAALGHVTEAHQAFDTAESLSAALPYPAGRELVNHIRP, translated from the coding sequence ATGGGTGAGCACTACACGAACCAGCCGCCAGGTCACCCCACCGAGGGGTCGGCCGGCACTCCCCCACTGCTGCGCCTGCACCTTTTCGGCGGTTTTCACGTCACACGTGACGGTGGGCCCGCGCTCGCCGAGCGCTGGCCGCGGCCCAGCGCGCAGGCCCTGGTGAAGCTCCTCGCCGTCGCGCCCGGACACAGCCTGCACCGCGAGCAGGCGACGGAGGTGTGCTGGCCCGACGCCGATCCCCAGCAGGCCCTGGGGAGCCTGCGGGTCGCCCTGCACGCCGCCCGCCGCGCCCTCGAACCCGAACTCGCCCCCCGCAGGGCCTCCTCCTACCTCGTCTCCGACGGCGCTCTCCTGCGCCTGGACGCGGGGACCGTGTGGATCGACACCGACCATGCCGAGCGGCTGGCCGAGGACGCGCTGCGCACGCCGACCGCCCCCGGACTGGCGGCCGCGCTGGACGCGTTCACCGGTGAGCTCCTGCCCGAGGACCGCTACGCGGACTGGGCCCAGGCGCTGCGTGAACGGCTCGCCGGGCTGCGCGACCGGCTGCGCCTCGCGCTCGCCCAGGCGCTCCTCGACGACGGCGCGCCCGAGGAGGCCGCGGCCACGGCGCGGCAGGTCCTCGACGAGCATCCCGCCGAGGAACGTGCCCACCAGCTCCTGATGCGGGCCAGTCTGCGGCAGGGACTGCGCCGTCAGGCGATACGCCAGTTCCACGCCTGCCGGCAGGCGCTGGACGGCGAACTCGGCATCCGCCCGGGCCCCGTGACCGAGCGGCTGCACCTCCAGGCGCTCGACACGGACAGCCCCGCCGGGCCGGCCACCGCGGCCGGGCAGGCCTTCCTGCCGCCCGCCGTCCTGCGTGGCCCCGTGCCCGCGCCGCTGCGCGGACGCGGCCGGGCGCTCGACGACCTGTTGCGGCCGAGCGGTCCGCCCGTGCGGCTGATCGGCGGGGAGGCGGGGCTCGGCAAGACGCGGCTCGCTCTCGAAGCGGCGCGGCAGGCCTTCGCCTCCGGGACGGCCGTGCTGTGGGGTGCGGGTCATGACGCCGAGGGTCACACCCCGTTCGGCGCGTTCGCCGAGGCGCTCGACGGATGGCTGGCGGAACGGCCGCCCGCCGAACGGGCACGGACCGGTACCGAGCATCCCGAACTGGCGTCACTGCTCCCCTCGCTGGGGCAGGTCGGCGCGGCCGCCGAGCGCAGCCCGGAGGAGGAGCGCGAGCGGCTGTTCCGTTCGACGGCCGCGATGCTCCACGATCTCGCCACGACCGCACCGGTGCTCGTCGTCCTCGACGACCTGCACGCCGCCGACGTGGGGTCCTGGCAGCTCCTGAGCCATCTGGCCCGGCGTGCGGCGGCCGCGCACGCCGACTGGCGCTTCCTCGTGACCTACCGTTCCGAGGAACTCGCGGAGTTCGACCCCCGGCTCACCGTCCTGGACACCCTCGTACGGCAGCACCTGGCCGAACGTGTCGGCCTGGAGCGGCTCACTCGGGCCGACTGCCTCGCCCTCGCCGCCGACACCCTCGGCCTGCCGCCCGGACACGAGCCGCCCGAGCGGGTATGGGAACTGTCCCTGGGTAACCCGTTGTTCGCCCTGGAACTCGCCTCGGCTCCCGACGACGCGGGCGGTCAAACACCGGACGGGGTACGACAGTTGGTCGCCGAGCGGCTGGCGCGGCTGGGTCCCGCGGCGCGCCGGGTGGTGGAGGCCGTCGCGGCGGCGGGCGGCGACGCGGCCCTCTCGGACGTCCTCGACGTCGCGGGCGGCGGTCTGCATCCGCCGCTGTCGCCCGCCGAGGCCACGGCGGGAGCGGACGCGGCCATCGCGGCCTCCGTGCTCGCCGAACGCGACGTGGTCACCGACGGCCAGGGCGCGCCCGGGCTCGCCTTCCGGCACCCGCTGATCCGGCTCACCTGCTACGAACGCCTGTCGGCCGCCCGGCGCCGGCTGCTGCACTCCGCGTACGCCGAGACCGTACTGCGGCGCAGGCCCGAGGCGGTGGACACGCTCGCCGTCCATCTGACGCTGGCCGACGACCCGCGTGCGACGGGGTTCCTGCGCCGGGCGGCGGAGCGCGCCGCCGCACTGTGCGCCAACGACGCGGCCGACCACTACTACGTGCAGCTGACGGAGCGCCTCGACTCCGCGGCGGCCGAGGCTGCCTGGATCAGGATCGACCGGGCCGCCGTGCTGCGCCGTATGGCCCGCTACGACGACGCGGCCCTGATCCTGCGGGAGGCCCTGGAGGACATGCGGCGGCGCGGGGACGGCGACGGCCGGGTGCTGGCGGCGGCGCGGCTGGCCGAGGTCCTCGCCAAGTCGCGTTCGGCCACGGAGGGGTTCGCCTTCCTCGACGCGTCACCGCCCGCTCCGGGTACCGCCGCCGACGCGGCGGCGGCCCATCATCTGGGCAGGTCCGTGCTGTGCTTCGTGACGGGGCGCTATCCGGACGCCGTCGAGGCGGCGCGCTCCGCGCACGAGGCCGCCCAGCGGGTGACGGGCCCGGAACGGCGGGGTCTGCTGGCCAGGGCGCTCACCGCGCAGGCCACGGCACTCGCGCTGGCGGGCCGGTTCAGTGACGCGCGGCCGGTGGCCGACGAGGCGCTGCCGCACGCGGAGGCGTACGGCGATCCTCAGGTGCTGGCGTCGGTCCTCTCCGTCCTGCGGGAGCACGCGCGCCGCTCCGGCAGGCTGCGGGAGGCCACCCGGACCGGCCACCGCGCGCTCGAACTCGCCGAGCGCTCGGGCGATCCGACCGCGGCGGCCTTCGAGCGCGCGAACCTCGCCGAACTGCATCTTCTGCTCGAAGAACCGGGGACGGCGGCCGCACTGGCCGAGGCCGCGGTGGACGACGACCGCCAGCAGGGGGCCGTCACCTGGTCGACGGCGTACGCGCTGGCCGCCCTCGCCCGCGTCCGGATGCGGCCGGGCGCCGGCCCTGACGCCGAGACCGCGCCGTCCGCGGAGGAGTTGCTCGCCCGGGCCGCGGACGCGGCGAACGGGCAGGGTGATCAGCAGGCCCTGCACGAGGTACGGCTGGCACGCGCCGAACTGCTGCTGCGCCGACGGCGCCCCGCAGCCGCCCTGGAGCTGCTGACCGAGCCCGACGCGGCCACGACGGGGGCCGCGCCCCTGACCGCCTGGGCACGGCTGGGTACGGGAGACGGCCGGGGAGCCGCCGAGCTGGCGGCCCGTGAGACGGCCCGGGCGTGCGAGGCGGGCGAGCGGCTGGCCGAGGCGGACGCCCGTATCGCCCATGCGGCCGCGCTCGCCGCCCTCGGCCACGTCACCGAGGCCCATCAGGCCTTCGACACCGCGGAGTCGCTGTCGGCGGCACTCCCCTATCCCGCCGGAAGAGAACTGGTGAACCACATTCGCCCGTGA